The uncultured Methanobrevibacter sp. genomic interval TCCACAACAAAGGATTGAAATTAATGCCATTTTTCCTCAATGAAATTTAAACAAAATCAACTCTATAAGCTAACTAAAATTTAAAAATGTTTAAAGCAAGTACTGGTTTTTTTAGAGTAGCAGTTATTGCAGCTTTGGCAAATTGAAACTCCCCCACCATTGGCTTTCCAATCGGCTAAAAAGTCAGCCTGGGCCACAAATGGCTTGGACATTGACATTAACTCAACTTCAGTATTATTCAAAACATCATTCATAGATTTCATGTCCCTTAGAGATCCCCCTAAAATTACAGGAATGTCAATTTCATCAATTAATTTGTCAACATAAACTAAAAACGGATTTTTTTCATTCCCATCATAAAGATAAGAAATTGTACGTGCAGTCAATTGAATACTATCTGCACCCGCTTTTTCAAGTTCCTTTGCAACTTTCAGACTTTCTTCAGCAGTCATTCCATCTTTTCTAACATCCCACGGATTAATCCTAACACTCACATGCATATCCATTGTTTTTTTAATTACTTTAATGATTTCTGATGCAACCCTTACGCGATTCTCAGTATTTCCACCATATTGGTCTTCTCTTTGATTGAAATAAGGATTTATGAAACGTGCCAGATAAAAATTATTTCCCATGTCGATTTGAATTCCATCAAAACCTGCGAACGAGAATTTTTTAGCCGCCATTATTACTTCAGATTGCAATTTCCTAATTCCTTCAATTGTCAGGTCATTTGGTTCAGCTTTTTGATTGTCACCATCATCATAGTAAAAGAATGCCAATTGTCCAAGAATAGGAACATCATGATTATGGCAAATATCGGTTATCATCTTATAATCTTTTACAAAACCCACATAATTTAAATTTGCGGAGTATGATGCGAAACGGTCTTTGTAATCAAGCGCAAACATTTCAGATATTATCAAACCTGCACCGCTACCTGCAATTTTTTCATACCTATCATAAATAGCCGGAGAAAGAAATCCCCCTTCTTCTGTTTCAGTTTCCCAAGTTCCGGTTCTGACAATTCTACTATTAAGTTTTAAATCTCCAAATTGACATTCATCAAAAATATCCTTCATAATAATCCCACAAATAACTACTTCTTTATATTATATAATTTTAAAAAGTATATAAAAACATTAGTAAGTTTAAAATTACTGAAAAAAGCAAAAAAAAAGAGTAAAAAAAGGTAATCTATTGGATTACCATTAATGTATCGCCTGCACTAACTGCATCTCCAGGCTCTATAAAGATTTCTTTTACAACACCATCCACTTCAGACTGAATGTCATTTTCCATCTTCATAGCTTCAATGACACAGATAGTGGACCCTTTTGTAACTTTATCCCCAACATTAACATTGAGTTTAATTACCATACCCTGCATGGATGAAGTGACTCCACCTTCAACTGGTTTGAAGTTTCCTGAATCGGTTTCTTCAATTTCCATAAATCCGGTAGGCATGATTTTAACTTCAAATACATCCCCATCAACTTCAACATTATATTGAGTTGGAATTCCGATTGCATCATTTTCATCCATTAAAGAAGGTGCTTTAAGTTCTTCCTCTTCAGCTTCTCCTTTAAGGAATTTAGGAGCTATCGGTGGGTATAATGCATAAGTTAATGCATCTTCATCAGATTTGACAAATCCTTCCTTTTCACCTTCAGATTTGAATTTATCAAATTCAGGTTCCAATAAATCTGCAGGTCTGCAAGTAATAACTTCTTCGTCACCTATGATTCTTTTAGATATTTTTTCATCTACAGGTGCTGGAGGTTTACCATACATTCCTTTCATATATTCTTTAACTTCGTTAGATACTGTTTTGTATCTTTCTCCACCTAATACATTCATTACGGATTGAATACCTACAATTTGACTTGTCGGAGTTACAAGAGGTGGATATCCCATATCTTTTCTAACACGAGGCATTTCTTCCAATACATCATTGTATCTGTCAAGAGCATTTTGCTCTTTAAGTTGTGAAATGAGGTTTGAAAGCATTCCACCAGGAATTTGGTACAACAACACTTCAGCATCAATACTTTCAGAAATCGGATCTAAAATACCAGCGTATTTTTCTTTAATATCATCGAAGTATTTTTTAATGTGAGTTAATAATTTTAAGTCAAGACCAGTGTCGAAATCTGTGCCTTGCAATGCAGCAACCATACTTTCAGTAGGTGGTTGGCTTGTTCCCCAAGAGAGAGGTGAAATAGCAGTGTCTAAAACATCAACTCCCGCTTGACAAGCTGCATAATAACTAATAGGAGTCATACCACTGGTACAATGACAATGCAAATCTACAAGCAAATCAGTTTCTTCTTTTAGAGCTGAAACTAAATCATAAGCAGCTGAAGGAGTAATTAAACCAGCCATATCTTTAATAGCTACAGAATCACAATCAAGAGCCTCAAGATTTTTAGCCAATTCTACAAAATCATCCAAAGTATGTACTGGACTAATAGTATAACTAATTGTACCTTGAACATGTGCTCCTTGGTCTTTAGCAACCTTAATTGCTTTTTCCATATTTCTAATATCGTTTAAAGCATCGAAAACCCTGAAAATATCCACACCATTTTCATAAGATTTTTCAACGAATTTTGTTACAACATCATCAGGATAATGTTTATAACCCACCAAATTTTGCCCTCTTAAAAGCATTTGGATTGGTGTTCTGTTAAATTCAGAT includes:
- the oadA gene encoding sodium-extruding oxaloacetate decarboxylase subunit alpha, translated to MAKVRFTETALRDAHQSLLATRMRTRDMIPIAEEMDKVGYFSVEAWGGATFDTCIRYLNEDPWDRLRQLKSEFNRTPIQMLLRGQNLVGYKHYPDDVVTKFVEKSYENGVDIFRVFDALNDIRNMEKAIKVAKDQGAHVQGTISYTISPVHTLDDFVELAKNLEALDCDSVAIKDMAGLITPSAAYDLVSALKEETDLLVDLHCHCTSGMTPISYYAACQAGVDVLDTAISPLSWGTSQPPTESMVAALQGTDFDTGLDLKLLTHIKKYFDDIKEKYAGILDPISESIDAEVLLYQIPGGMLSNLISQLKEQNALDRYNDVLEEMPRVRKDMGYPPLVTPTSQIVGIQSVMNVLGGERYKTVSNEVKEYMKGMYGKPPAPVDEKISKRIIGDEEVITCRPADLLEPEFDKFKSEGEKEGFVKSDEDALTYALYPPIAPKFLKGEAEEEELKAPSLMDENDAIGIPTQYNVEVDGDVFEVKIMPTGFMEIEETDSGNFKPVEGGVTSSMQGMVIKLNVNVGDKVTKGSTICVIEAMKMENDIQSEVDGVVKEIFIEPGDAVSAGDTLMVIQ
- a CDS encoding tRNA-dihydrouridine synthase, encoding MKDIFDECQFGDLKLNSRIVRTGTWETETEEGGFLSPAIYDRYEKIAGSGAGLIISEMFALDYKDRFASYSANLNYVGFVKDYKMITDICHNHDVPILGQLAFFYYDDGDNQKAEPNDLTIEGIRKLQSEVIMAAKKFSFAGFDGIQIDMGNNFYLARFINPYFNQREDQYGGNTENRVRVASEIIKVIKKTMDMHVSVRINPWDVRKDGMTAEESLKVAKELEKAGADSIQLTARTISYLYDGNEKNPFLVYVDKLIDEIDIPVILGGSLRDMKSMNDVLNNTEVELMSMSKPFVAQADFLADWKANGGGVSICQSCNNCYSKKTSTCFKHF